The Gemella haemolysans ATCC 10379 genome contains the following window.
AATGCCCTTGTTCTTGAAGTAATTGATAGACAGTACATCTGGGAATGGGAAGTACCATATTTTGAAAACAGTAAATTCCTAGCGTATGTTTGGACATATATTCCGATTATAATAATGTACATATATATGAATATTTCTACATTTATTACACAAGGGTCTAACTACAATATTAGTAATGAAATTAAACTTACTATAGGTACTTATATTTTTATTTTAATTATTGTTAATGGCTTATTCAAATTAAAAAATTCTGCGGATTTTATGTATACAGTATATACAATAATCTTTAAAATAATAGCTTTCATGAGTTTTATTTGTATCATACCTGCTTACTTTTTCGGAAAACTACCAATTGATTGGATGTATATTCTGGTAACTGTTCTGATTGTTAGTAGTGTTAGAGTATTAAAGAAAGTTAGTGCTATAAGATCTGCAAAACTTCTATTTTATCCAATGACATTTTGTTACTTAGTATACACTCAACCACGAGTGGTTAATACTCCTATTTTAGAGGAACAAAATATATTGTTGTATGTTTCAGGAGTATTAGCAATATTAATAATAGTCATAAGTAAACTTAGAGAAAAAACTAAATAAAATTAATATTAGTCCCTTTCTATATTGATAAGAAAGGGATTAATAATTTTATATCCAATATATTTATATATCATAAAGTGGTATTGATTTTATTTGACTATTATTTGTGTTAAAATATAATATGATTAATAATAGGAGGCGATGATATGGCGAATATTTATTTAGATTACGCAGCAACATCAAGAAAACATTTTGATATCATAGAAAAGAATATGAATATACTAAAAGAAGTTTATGCTAATCCAAGTAGTGGCCATACTCTAGGAAAGAAAAATAATAGGCTAGTTCGTGAAGGTCGTGAAAAAATAGCTAATACTCTAAACGCAAGTAGTAATGAAATAATTTTTAATTCAGGTGGTACTGAAAGTAATAATACAGTATTTAATCATGTATTAACTAGATTTGAAACTGGAGAAATAATAATTTCATCTATAGAACATCCATCAGTTAGAGCTAGTGCTAAGAGACTTGAAAGGTTTGGATTTAAGGTTCATGAATTATCAGTAGATGAAAGTGGAGCTATATCGCTAGATGAATTGAAAGAGAAGATTAATTCTAAGACAGTATTGATTTCAATTATGTTAGCAAATAATGAAACAGGGGTACTAAATCCTATAAAAGAGGTTTCAGAACTTATTGCGGATAAAAATATACTATTGCATAGCGATATTGTTCAAGCATTAGGTAAAGTTGAAATTGATGTGAAAGAATTAGGATTAGATTTTGCTTCAGCATCAGCTCATAAAATTGGTTCGCTTAATAATTTTGGATTTTTATACGCAAAAGATGGAGATGTTGAACCATTACTTTTAGGTGGAGGTCAGGAAAATGGTCTTCGTTCTGGAACAACAGATTTATTAGGGATACTAGTTCTTAATGACTGTTTATCAGAGACATTAAATTCAATTCCAGCTCTTAGAGAATTGAAACATTACTTTATTTCTGAACTTGAGAAAAATGAAGTTGAGTTTGAAGTAAACGGATCTATAGAGAATTCATTGCCGAATATATTGAATATTTATTTTAAAAATATTGAAGCACAACGACTTATTACGTATCTAGATGCTCGTGATGTTTATATTTCTGGCGGATCTGCTTGTAGTTCAGGAAATATTAAAGGAAGTCGTATAATAACAGAGATGTATAATATTGAACGTGCTGCACATTCTGTAAGAATGAGTGTTGGCTTTGATACAAGCAAAGAATTAATTGATGAAGTTGTAGAAAAGATTGCAACTTTAGAGAAAAGAATTAAAGAAAGGAATTAATAATGAATAGCAACAAAAAAGTAGTAGTTGGAATGAGTGGTGGAGTTGATTCATCGGTCACAGCATATCTTCTAAAACAACAAGGATATGATGTTATCGGTGTTTTCATGAAAAACTGGGAAGAAAAAGATGACAGAGGCGTTTGTCTTGCAGAAAAAGATTATGAAGATGTAATTAAAGTATGCGAACAATTAGATATTCCGTATTACTCTATAAACTTTGAAAAAGAATACTGGGATAAAGTATTCACTTACTTCTTAGATGAATACAAAAAAGGTCGTACACCTAACCCAGATATTATGTGTAATAAAGAAATTAAATTTAAAGTTTTCTTAGAATATGCAGAAGATTTAGGAGCTGACTATGTAGCAACAGGGCATTATGCACGAGTTAAAGATGTTGATGGAGAACGTTTAATGTTACGTGGTGTTGATAATAATAAAGATCAAACGTATTTCTTATCTCAATTAAAACAACATCAAATCAAAAATATCCTATTCCCTGTAGGAGAACTTGAGAAAAAAGATGTTCGTAAGATTGCAGAAGAAGCAGGTCTTGCTACAGCGAAGAAAAAAGACTCAACAGGTATTTGTTTTATCGGTGAGAAAAACTTTAGAGAATTTTTATCTCAATACCTACCAGCTCAAGGTGGTAAAATGGTAGACTTAGATGGAAATGTACGTGGAGAACACATCGGTTTAATGCACTATACAATCGGTCAACGTCACGGACTAGGTATTGGTGGAACTAAAGATACAGAAGGAGAAGCATGGTTTGCATGTGGTAAAGACCTTGAAAATAATGTATTGTATGTTTGCCAAGGATTCCACAATGAAAAACTATATTCAGATAGTTTACTAGCAAGTTCACTATCATTTACAACGAAAAATCCACAACCTAATAAATTCACATGTACTGCAAAATTCAGATATCGTCAACCAGATACTGAAGTAGAAGTAGAAGTATTAGAAGATAACAAAGTAAAAGTTGTTTATAAAGAACCGGTACGTGCGGTTACTCCAGGACAAGCGGTTGTTTTCTATGATGGAGATGTTTGTCTAGGTGGAGCAATTATCGACGAAGTATATAAAGATGGGAAAAAACTTCAACTGTAATATTTAATAAAATCCTAAAAGTTAGAGAAAAACTCTAATTTTTAGGATTTTTAGTTTTTATTTCTAAGTTATAAGACTATAGTATATATTGAGCTAGTAATGTATCAAATCTACGAATATCGATATCTTTTTTTAGATTAATTTTTATTTTACCAACTTTAGTCCAAAGTTCTACTTCAGCATTCAAGTCAAAGATTTTACCCGCATTTTCAGTTGACCACATTAGTATTGAAGAGTACGGTAGTGAATAGATTTCTACTTTTTTCCCTGTAATTCCTTGTGCATCTTTTACTATAAGTCTTTTGTCAGTAAACACAGCAACATCTCTTATTGTTGCAAAAGCTGCGACAGGCTGTTCGCCGTTTATCAATAAGTTTGCAATATCTTGAGGGATAGCAACTTCTCTAAAAAATGTCCAGTTTAATAAATTCATTTCGTTAGCCATAATGTTTCTCCTTATTTTAAAAAATTAATTATTTGATTGAATTTTGTGATTTTTTATCAGTATAACATAAAATATATGAATTATAAATAATGTACTATAATTATGTTTTCAGTACTAATATAATAGATTTAATGATATAATATAGGTACTAGGGGGAGAGACATATGAATATTAAAAAGGAAGATGTCGTATTATTTTTTAGACAAAATGTTAAGTCTATTATTTTGGCATTTGTGTGTAGTCTTGTTTTAATAATCGGTGGTTTATTTTATTTTAATAAAAATAAGACAGAAGATTATAGTGGTGTTAGTTTTTCTAATATTAGTAATGAGACTAATAATAAGGATGAAAAAGCTGAAAATAGACACGATGAAAAGATTTTTGTTGATGTGAAAGGTGCAGTAAAACATCCTGGGGTATTTGAAACGACAAAAGATAAAAGGGTAAAAGATTTAATAGAAGAAGCCGGTGGACTTTTGGATGATGCTGATACTTCTACTTTGAATTTGAGTCAAAAAGTAAAAGATCAGATGGTTATTTATGTCCTTAAGCATGGTGAAAAGCCGAAACAAATATCTGATGGTGGTAGTAGTTCATCTAATACAGATGTGATTAATATTAATACTGCTAATAAAGAGCGACTTATGAAAATTTCAGGAGTTGGAAAAACGAAGGCTGAGGCAATAATTTCATATAGAGAAAAAAATGGGGATTTTAAAAAGAAAGAAGATATTACAAAAGTACATGGTATAGGTAAAGCTACTTTTGAGAAAATTAAAGATAAAATAGAGGTATAGTTATGCAGAGAATTAGTTGGGATGAGTACTTTATGGCTCAAAGCCATCTATTATCACTTAGATCGACTTGTAGCAGATTATCTGTTGGAGCGACGATAGTTAAAGATAAGAGAATAGTTTCTGGTGGTTATAATGGTTCAATTAAAGGGGATGAACATTGTATAGATGTTGGTTGTAAAGTAGTAGAAGGGCATTGTGTAAGAACAATTCACGCTGAGATAAATGCTATTTTACAATGTTCTAAGTTCGGTGTTGGAACTGAGGGTGCAACTATCTATGTTACACACTTCCCATGTTTGAATTGTACAAAATCTATAATTCAAGCAGGGATAAAAGAAATTTGCTATGCAAATGATTATAGAAATAATGAATATGCTCGAGAGTTATTAGAAAAATCAGGAGTTGTCGTAAGAAAAGTAGATTACGACGTAAATAATGTAGTAGAAAGGTTACTAAATAAATAGTAATGATATACTTACAACTTTCTTTACTAGCATTAGGGGCGATATTATTAAATTATAATGTAATAATATCTATGCTATGTATTGTTATTTTTCTACTGATAACTTGGAAAAATAAAAATCTTAATGCTAGGAAAACTATTATCTGTGTAATAGTCTTCTTAGCTTTTTTTATTCGGGGAGCATATGAACAAAAGAATAACATTACGCATCTAGGTAATGGTGAAAATAAAAATTTAGAACTAGTAGTTTCTGATAGATTTGATGTTAATGGAGCCTATGTGTCTTCTATTGGCTATCTTTCAGATGAGAAGGTGCTAGTGAGTTATATAGTCAAGAGTGAAGAAGAAAAGAAATTTTTTAAAGAAAAATTTTGGGGTGGGAAATTATTAGTAAATGCTAATATAGAAGATATTTCAGAAAAGACTAATTTTTATTCATTTGATTATAAAAAATATAATGAGAATAGAGGAATCTTTAAAAGATTAACTATTAATGAAGTTCAAGCGGTTAAAAATATAGATTCTGTATACTTTAAATTTATAACTTTTAGGAATAAATTGAGTTTGAAAATTAATAAAGAACTAACCTTTGATAAAAGTGGTTATTTTCAGGCTTTAATTTTCGGAGATAAAGGATATTTATTAAAAGATGACATAAATTCTTTTAAAAATTTAGGAACAAGTCATTTATTAGCTATCTCAGGATTACACATAGGTGTACTTATTTCTCTAATATACTTTATCTTATTAAAATTTAGAGTAAGTATTGAATATATTGAGAAAATTATCTTGATAATAGTTCCATTGTATATGTTGCTTAGTGGAGCTAGCGCTTCTGTTCTTAGGGCAGGTTTTATGATTATATTTTATATCTTGCTTAGAAGAAAAAATATAGATAAGTTGGGCAGTTTGTTATTTACTTTTCTAATATTAATAATGTATAATCCGTTACTTATTTTTAATATCGGTTTCCAATTATCATTTTTAATTACATTTAGTCTACTGATGTCCGAAAGTTATATTAAAAAATCTAAGAATAAATTCCATAGTGCGCTTAGAATCAGTGTAATTTCTACATTAGCAAGTATTCCGATATTAATGTATAATTTTTATAATATTGTTTATATTTCTGTATTTAGTAATATTATCTTAGTACCAATTTTTAGTGTTGTGATTTTTCCTTTAGTTATTTTTAGCTATCTTGTATTCCTAATAAATGCCCAAGTTTTTAATATTATTTGTAGACCAATATTAAATATTGCTTTCAAAGTATTCGATAAAATTCAGGAGTTGTTTTTAATTGCTCAACCTATTCGCATAGGTAAGTTAAACATATTTTTTATAATAGTTATATTTATTGTTGTTTTATCAATATTGATAAATTTGAATAAATTCAAATATATGAATGCTGTTTATGGAGTTCTTGTGGTAATTTTAATTTGTTTAGGGGCAACATATACGCCTAAATCATATATCGAAGATGTAAAAATAGGGAAAGAGAGTGTTTTATATATTAGAGAAAATAAGAATAATCTATTAATAAATACATCTAATAATATTCAAAATTTTTATACAGATTACAGAAAAAATGATAAGGATTATGATATAATAAATCAGTACGATTTGCTTTTTAATTATGAAGGAAAATATAAATTTGATTATTTACTTTTGACTTCTGCGAAAAAGAACAAGAGTGGATATTCTCTAGATCTTATAGCAAAAGGCCTGGTTGGAAAAGTTGTTGTAATAGATAGTTTAGAAAAAAAATTACAAGAAATAAAGAATATGGCGCAGTATAAAAAAATTGATTATATTGTTCTTAAAGAGGATATAGAGATGAAGTTTGGAAAGAGTTCTATTTATTATCATAATAAAAAAGTTAGAGTAAAGAATAAGAATTCTGAATTTGAAATTGAGGTAGATAATTAATGAAAAATGTCTATGTAATATATGGTGAAAATTTTGAAGCCATTAATGATTATGAAAAGAGTATAGCTAAAAAGTATTTAAAAGACTTGGATGAATTTAACTATATAAAAATAAATATGCATGAAAATACATTGGAGTCATTAGTGTATGAATGTAGAAGCAGTGGTTTATTTGGGAATGAAAAAGTAGTAGTTGCAGAAAACTGTAATTTCCTACTTGCTAAACCTAAGAAGATTAAAGTAGAGCACAATGTGGATACATTAATAAGTTATTTGGATAATATTAGTGAAGAAGTCGTATTGATTTTAAAGATTTCTGAAAAGATTGATAGTAGAAAAAAACTTATAAAGAAAATTAAAGAAGTAGGAGAAGTTAAGGAATTTTCAAATTTCGATGAAAAGGAAATAGCTAGCTATATAGTGAAAACAGTTGCTGAAGCTAATTTGAAAATTTCAAGAGATGATGCAGAATTTCTTGTGAATTATACACGATTAGATTTTGCTAATATAAAAAAAGAATTAGAAAAACTACTTCTTTATTGTGAAGAGAAGAAAGTAATTGCTAGAGAAGATATCGAATTACTAGCAACAAGGAGTTTAGAATACGATGTGTTTAGTTTAACTAACGAGTTGTTCGGAAAAAATTATTCTAAACTAAGAGTAGTCTACAATTCTTTAGTGTTAAAAAAAGAGGAACCGATTTTCTTATTATCACTTATTAGTGGACAATTAAGAATATACTATAAAGTAAAGGTTCTACTAAATGAACACTATTCACAAAAAGATATAGCTAGAGAATTAGGAGTTCATCCATATAGAGTACAACTTGCTGCACAAGGTATTAGAAATTATAGTGTGGACAAGATTATGAAGACACTAATTTTAGCTGCTGATTATGATAAGTTATTGAAATCATCATATATGGATAAATATTTGATTTTAGATTTGTTTATTAATAAATTAATTGAGGAGCTAAAATAATATTGTGTTTTTGTACTTTTCTCATTATTACAAAAGAAGAAAAATTATAAATTATAAGAACTAGTGATTGAAGTGGACTTAATATGATCGAGTGTTTCTTTTTGTTATAAATAGTGTGTTTTATCTAACTAGTGAATTTATCAATAATATTAGTACTGGTATTTCTTTTATCCAAGAATGATTGTATGTATTATAAATATTTCG
Protein-coding sequences here:
- the mnmA gene encoding tRNA 2-thiouridine(34) synthase MnmA — its product is MNSNKKVVVGMSGGVDSSVTAYLLKQQGYDVIGVFMKNWEEKDDRGVCLAEKDYEDVIKVCEQLDIPYYSINFEKEYWDKVFTYFLDEYKKGRTPNPDIMCNKEIKFKVFLEYAEDLGADYVATGHYARVKDVDGERLMLRGVDNNKDQTYFLSQLKQHQIKNILFPVGELEKKDVRKIAEEAGLATAKKKDSTGICFIGEKNFREFLSQYLPAQGGKMVDLDGNVRGEHIGLMHYTIGQRHGLGIGGTKDTEGEAWFACGKDLENNVLYVCQGFHNEKLYSDSLLASSLSFTTKNPQPNKFTCTAKFRYRQPDTEVEVEVLEDNKVKVVYKEPVRAVTPGQAVVFYDGDVCLGGAIIDEVYKDGKKLQL
- the holA gene encoding DNA polymerase III subunit delta; this translates as MKNVYVIYGENFEAINDYEKSIAKKYLKDLDEFNYIKINMHENTLESLVYECRSSGLFGNEKVVVAENCNFLLAKPKKIKVEHNVDTLISYLDNISEEVVLILKISEKIDSRKKLIKKIKEVGEVKEFSNFDEKEIASYIVKTVAEANLKISRDDAEFLVNYTRLDFANIKKELEKLLLYCEEKKVIAREDIELLATRSLEYDVFSLTNELFGKNYSKLRVVYNSLVLKKEEPIFLLSLISGQLRIYYKVKVLLNEHYSQKDIARELGVHPYRVQLAAQGIRNYSVDKIMKTLILAADYDKLLKSSYMDKYLILDLFINKLIEELK
- a CDS encoding ComEC/Rec2 family competence protein, with amino-acid sequence MIYLQLSLLALGAILLNYNVIISMLCIVIFLLITWKNKNLNARKTIICVIVFLAFFIRGAYEQKNNITHLGNGENKNLELVVSDRFDVNGAYVSSIGYLSDEKVLVSYIVKSEEEKKFFKEKFWGGKLLVNANIEDISEKTNFYSFDYKKYNENRGIFKRLTINEVQAVKNIDSVYFKFITFRNKLSLKINKELTFDKSGYFQALIFGDKGYLLKDDINSFKNLGTSHLLAISGLHIGVLISLIYFILLKFRVSIEYIEKIILIIVPLYMLLSGASASVLRAGFMIIFYILLRRKNIDKLGSLLFTFLILIMYNPLLIFNIGFQLSFLITFSLLMSESYIKKSKNKFHSALRISVISTLASIPILMYNFYNIVYISVFSNIILVPIFSVVIFPLVIFSYLVFLINAQVFNIICRPILNIAFKVFDKIQELFLIAQPIRIGKLNIFFIIVIFIVVLSILINLNKFKYMNAVYGVLVVILICLGATYTPKSYIEDVKIGKESVLYIRENKNNLLINTSNNIQNFYTDYRKNDKDYDIINQYDLLFNYEGKYKFDYLLLTSAKKNKSGYSLDLIAKGLVGKVVVIDSLEKKLQEIKNMAQYKKIDYIVLKEDIEMKFGKSSIYYHNKKVRVKNKNSEFEIEVDN
- a CDS encoding helix-hairpin-helix domain-containing protein; protein product: MNIKKEDVVLFFRQNVKSIILAFVCSLVLIIGGLFYFNKNKTEDYSGVSFSNISNETNNKDEKAENRHDEKIFVDVKGAVKHPGVFETTKDKRVKDLIEEAGGLLDDADTSTLNLSQKVKDQMVIYVLKHGEKPKQISDGGSSSSNTDVININTANKERLMKISGVGKTKAEAIISYREKNGDFKKKEDITKVHGIGKATFEKIKDKIEV
- a CDS encoding PH domain-containing protein is translated as MANEMNLLNWTFFREVAIPQDIANLLINGEQPVAAFATIRDVAVFTDKRLIVKDAQGITGKKVEIYSLPYSSILMWSTENAGKIFDLNAEVELWTKVGKIKINLKKDIDIRRFDTLLAQYIL
- a CDS encoding ComE operon protein 2; this translates as MQRISWDEYFMAQSHLLSLRSTCSRLSVGATIVKDKRIVSGGYNGSIKGDEHCIDVGCKVVEGHCVRTIHAEINAILQCSKFGVGTEGATIYVTHFPCLNCTKSIIQAGIKEICYANDYRNNEYARELLEKSGVVVRKVDYDVNNVVERLLNK
- a CDS encoding cysteine desulfurase family protein, which translates into the protein MANIYLDYAATSRKHFDIIEKNMNILKEVYANPSSGHTLGKKNNRLVREGREKIANTLNASSNEIIFNSGGTESNNTVFNHVLTRFETGEIIISSIEHPSVRASAKRLERFGFKVHELSVDESGAISLDELKEKINSKTVLISIMLANNETGVLNPIKEVSELIADKNILLHSDIVQALGKVEIDVKELGLDFASASAHKIGSLNNFGFLYAKDGDVEPLLLGGGQENGLRSGTTDLLGILVLNDCLSETLNSIPALRELKHYFISELEKNEVEFEVNGSIENSLPNILNIYFKNIEAQRLITYLDARDVYISGGSACSSGNIKGSRIITEMYNIERAAHSVRMSVGFDTSKELIDEVVEKIATLEKRIKERN